GCGGTGGACCGAGGGCGCGTATACCATAAAGCTGATCAGAGAAGTGTTCCCTATGTACGAGCTGACTCTGAACGGTTTGGAGCAGGCCATCAAGTGCCTGAAGGGTCGAGTGGTTTGAACTCAAAAGTGCTGAGCAGGTCATATAGATGGCGATAGGACGGGAGGATGAAGGCAATCGGTTTAATAGGTATAGTCACAACCGCGTTTGTGGTAGGGTTGTCAGGGGCTATGACTCCGGGTCCTTTGACTCTGGTAACCATGGTTCGGGCGACCCGTAATGGGGTCAAAGCAGGGATGAAGGTTTGTCTCGGGCACGGGCTGGTAGAGGCATTGCTGGTACTGGCTTTGGGGCTGGGGGCAGGAGCCGTCTTAGCACGATCGAGCCTGGCGGGTGCGGTAGCGGCTATAGGAGCGGTTGTGCTTGGAGTCATGGGCTTTTTCCTGATCAGGGATGCAAGGACAGCGAGTTTAGATGAAATGACGGCACTTATGGCTGAAGAACGGAACGAGTTAGGCCCGGTGGTGGCAGGAATAGGGGCCACGGTCGGTAATCCCTACTGGATTATGTGGTGGGCTACCGTCGGCGTGAGTTATATAGTTTTGGCCAGCAGATTTGGCTCCCTAGGGCTTGCTCTTTTTTTCGGTGGGCACTATCTGGCCGACATCATAACTTTGGGAATCGTCTCGGCGGTGATGGCCCAGGGGCGGCGATGGTTGAGCGGGGAATGGTACCGACGGTTGCTGTTGATTTTTGGGGTTTTCTTATGGGGAATGGCTGCGTATTTCCTGTACAGTGCTTGGCAGTTTTGGTATTAGATAGGGGGGGCCAAAAGATGAGGTTGGTATACGAAGGGAAAACGAAGCGCGTTTACGAGTTAGAGGATGGGCGCTACCTGCTATATTTCAAAGACGATGTTACAGGTGAAGACGGGCGTATAGCCCCTGGGTCCAACTTTGTACTCGGAACCCTAAAGGGTAAAGGGCAAGCGTCATTAAAATTGTCCCGCCACTTTTTTGATTTGTTGAAGAAGGAAGGTGTTCCTACCCATTACATCGAAGCGGATATTGAAAAGAACACGATGGCTGTCAGAAAGGCCAAGACCTTTGGCCGGGGGCTGGAAGTTATTTGTCGGTTCAAGGCTTACGGGAGTTTTATTGAACGTTATGGAGACTATGTTGAGGAATTTCAACCTCTGGATGGCCTTGTCGAAATCACTCTCAAAGACGATGAACGCGGCGATCCATTAATCAACGATGAGGCGTTGGTCAAACTCGGGCTGCTCACAGAAGAGGAACTAGTTCAGGTCAAGGAGATCGCTCGGAAGGTAGCGACGATAGTAAGGGATGATTTGGCCTCTCGCGGATTAGACCTGGTTGACATTAAATTTGAATTCGGGAAAATAGGCGATGAAATCGCGGTTATAGATGACATATCGGGGGACAACATGCGGGTCTTCAAAAACGGTCAGCAGGTTAGTGCTTGCGACCTAACGGATATTGTTGTGTGAGTCTACCCAAAACCGAGATTTTCGTATTATAATAAATAAAAGAAAAGCCGGTCGGCATTTGCGATTATTTTGAGTTTAATCCGCGCACGCGAGACGGGTGCTGTATTATTGCGAGGGGGTGGAGGTAATGGAAGAGGTAAAGAGAATTCTCGAAGGCGATGTCCGCATGGCATCCCGGCTTATCAGAAACCTTGAGGACAATATACCAGGGGCCAAGGAGACGGTAAAGAAGGTATTTCCATACACGGGGAAGGCCCACGTGGTAGGGATTACCGGTTCTCCGGGGGCAGGCAAGAGCACGCTGACCGACGGTATCATAGCTTCGGTGCGGAGGAAAGGGAAGACGGTAGGGGTTCTGGCAGTAGACCCGACCAGTCCTTTTACCGGAGGGGCGATTCTGGGGGACAGGTGCCGGATGCAGCGGCACGCCGAGGACCCGGGGGTATTTGTGAGGAGTTTAGCATCGCGGGGAGCGATGGGGGGATTGTCGAAGGCGATAGGGGACAGTATACACGTACTGGATGCGATGGGAAAAGACATGATAATAGTCGAGACAGTAGGAGCGGGGCAGCAGGAAGTAGACATCATCAACCACGCTCACACCGTGATAGTGGTGCTGGTACCGGGGATGGGGGATGCGATACAGGCGATAAAGGCGGGGATAATGGAGATAGCGGACATATTTGTGATAAACAAGGCGGACCGGGAGGGAGCCGGGAAGCTGTATGCTGAAGTGAACATGATGCTAGACATGTCGCCGTCGTTTCCGGGAGGCTGGAGGCCGCCGGTTATAATGACCAAGAACATTTACGACCCGCATCAATTTGCCCAGGACGTAGAGGTACTGGCGGAGAAGATAGAGGAACACTACAAGATGCTGATAGAGAACAACATTTTAGGTGAGCGGCAGAGAAGGAAGGCCTTATACGAGCTTAACGAGGCATTGAGGGGTTATATACTGGAGCCGATATTAGACGAGCTGGTAAGGACGGGAGAATTCAGCCAGATGGTAGAACAGCTGGTAGCTAAAGAAGCTGACCCGTATACTTTGGCTGAGGAGGTTGCCCGACGGTATATGAACGGGAAGGTCAGTGTTTGTTAAAAACGGGTGAGTTGGTCGGGAAGGGTGATGAGAGTCACCCTATTATTTTTGATCAGTCTTGCTTAGGTATGCTCCGTGAATGAGAGTGGCGCGAGAGAAGTGTTAGCCGGCTCGCTCCAAGACTCCTCGCCTGCAACACATCGGCTCGCTTCGGTGCGAAGCGTACCGCTCAGGATTCGTCCGGCACTCAGGGAATGGCATGCTCCGGGAAATCGGAAAGGGCTTCCAAGCTACACTCATCCTGAGTGCCGGAACTCAGTCCCTCGCTGTGCAAAACCTCCTGTTTTGCACTCCGCTTCGCAGCCCTCAGTTTCGCCGTGTGTTGTCCGGCACTCAACGGGAGTCTCAAGGACCTTTCTTTCATTAAATTGTCGCTGGGTTGAGTGCCGGAGCTCGTCATACGTCGCTTCGCCCGGCTAACACTTCTCCACAGCAGCATTTTCATTTTCTAGTGGTAACTCCGCTAGGGGTCATGAAGGTATGTGTTCAAAACAGTTAGAATGTTTCCTTGTTAAGGAAGTACAGGTGAAAGAGAGGTTGACACGGATGCCGGATTTGCCCTATAGAGCGTATTCCGAGCACTTGAAAGCCAGATTTGGCCAAAAGGTGTACAAGCTACCCGTTAACCTGGCGGGAAGCTGTCCTAACCGGGACGGGAACCTGGGATGGGGGGGCTGCATCTACTGCGGCGAGGAAGGGTCGGGCTTCGAGTGTTTGCCCAACTGGATAGGAGTAAAGGAACAGCTGGAACGTAACAAAGCATATATCGGGAGAAACTACGGGTCACGCAAGTTCATCGCCTATTTTCAAGCTTTTACCAACACCTATTTACCTTTAGAAACCTTTGCCCAGAACATCGAAGCGGCGGTTGGGGATCCGGATATAATCGGGCTTTCCATCTCCACGCGTCCCGACTGTATCAGTGACGATTATCTCGATCGGTTGGCAGAAATAACCCGAGGTCGGGAGTTAGCGGTGGACATAGAGCTGGGCCTGCAGACCGTCAACTACCGGACCCTGGCTAAAATTAACCGCGGCCACACCCTGGCCGAGTTTATCGACGCGGTCCTCCGGGTTAAGCAAAGGGATTTCGCGGTCTGTGCTCACCTCATCCTGAATCTGCCCGGTGACGAGGAAATAGATGTCGTCGAAAACGCTAAAGTGTTATCTGCACTTGGGGTGCAGTATGTAAAACTGCACGCCCTGTATATTCTCAAGGGCACCGTGTTGGGAGAGATGTACGAGCGGGGAGAGGTACAGATAATCTCCCTAGATGAGTACGTGGAACGAGTGATCGCTTTTCTCGAGTACCTCCATCCAGATGTGGTAATCCAGCGGCTGATCGGTAGGGCGCCTGCCAAGAATACATTATTTTGTAATTGGGGTGTAAGCTGGTGGAAAATAAGAGACATGATCATTGAGCGAATGAAAAGCCGCCAGAGCTTCCAGGGTTGCAGGTGCGATTACCTCAACGGGAAGGCCCTGCGCAAGTTCCGGGGCCAGCTTTAAGCGCTGAAACTGTCTAACAGCGGGGAGAAAAGAACATGCAGGTAGTTGGGGGGAAGAGCTCTGTTCAGGGTACTTAAGGCAAGGTTAGACATTGTTCGTTCGCGGATGAAAGAAAAAAGAGGCGCAATATGCAACAACATAGCAGAACTTTCTGTCCCAGGCCGGAGATACTACATAATGGCTGCTCTTTCCGCCATTATAGCAACATTCGGTCTTTTATCGAACAGCTCAGCAGTTGTCATAGGGGCGATGTTGGTAGCGCCTCTCATGGGGCCGATTTTTGGAATTGCTCTGGGAATATCGACAGGAGACAACACCTTGCTACGAAAGGCGGTAGTAGCTGAGTTAGCTGGCGCAGCGCTGGTCGTTGGTTTAGCCGGTCTTTTCGGTATGATACCGCTTCGCCCCGATTTTGCAAACGAAATACTTGCAAGAACGCATCCTACAACTTATGATATCGTCATTGCCCTGGCTTCGGGTTTGGCAGGGGCCTATGCCATTCTCGATGAGAAAATGAGCGCGGCTTTGCCAGGTGTCGCCATGGCTACAGCTTTGGTGCCCCCGCTTGCGACTTTAGGATTGTGTCTGGCGGCTGGTCAATGGCAGCTGGCTTCAGGAGCGTTTCTTTTATTTTTGGCCAATTTGGTTGCCATTGAATTCGCGGCCACAGTCGTTTTCAGCGCTGCTGGGGTAGCCGAGCTTTCCATAGTCCAAAATGAAAGAATTCCAGGGTTAATAAAGCGCTTTGGACTAAGTGTTGTGATATTGACAATAATGACCGTTTTTATGACCCAGACCCTGGTACAGGCCATTGGTGAGCAGACGTTTGGCAAACAGTTGAGAACGGCTTTGAATCAGCAACTGGCTCAAATGGCAGGAGCTCGTCTTTCTGATGTGCTGTATGAGAAGACTGCAGACGAGCTAAAGGTTGTAGCTGTTGTGCTTACACCTCAGGAGTTTTCACCTGAGCGAGTCGGGTTGATGGAGAAGCGGCTGGAAAAGGACCTAGACCTGCACTGCGAGTTGATTATTCGTTCGTTGATTTCGAAGGACGCCGACCAAAACGGACCTGTTTTTATTAGTGAGGAAGAACTACTTCGGCGGAAGCAGGTTGCCCGGGAAAACGAATACATGAACCGGCTCTCTAAAGCGTTGTCGGAAGAGTTAAATGTCATACCTGGGGTGCAGTTGGTCGATATTCTAAGAAACGGCGAGGGTGAGAACCAAATAATTACGGCCACGGTAAGGGCTCCTGATCCAATTACTCCGAGACAGGTTCGCGAGCTAGAGGACAAACTTAAACCGCTATTATCAACCAATGCACGGCTGCTTGTGCGTTCAGTCATCACAAAGGAGGCAGATGATGAGCGCTTTCTCTACGAAAAGACGGAGGAAGCTCAACTTTTAGAGGGACCGGATGTGGAATTGCTCCAGAAGTTAGAAGAGGTCTTAACTGCAGAGTTAGAGAAAAATGTTAAAGGGGCTGTCCTAAACGAAGTGCAGTTTAGACGGGACGAAGAGGGGTTGTTCGTATTTGCTGTAACCCGAACTCCCTTTACCATTTCGCCCAGAACGGTAAAGAAAATCGAAAGGAGACTTCAAACCGATGTTGAGCCTGACTTGAGGCTGATAGTGAGGTCAATAGTGGCGGGCGACGTTTCGGCGGACGATTATGTTGTTTTCGACGAAAAGGTTCTTAATAATGCCAAAGATAGGGAAGAATAGCAGGTAAAAATCGAGCGACAAGTCCTGGTTCGGCGGGAAGAGACCAAGAGGCTCCATCTGATTTAAGACCTTCAGTAAGTAAAAACCCCTGAGCCGGCACCTGTAGCCGGCCCAGGGGTGAATCTTTGAGTGCGGCGTGCCCAGGAAAGCACGCACTTTCCGGTCGGGGTAAGCGCCAAGGCACGCCCCCGCCAGAATGCCTGCGTAAAGGGAAATCCTTGCGCAGAAGCCCATCGACTAAAGTACTCCCCGGAGCCTGAGGGCGAGCAAGTTGCCGGACCGCAATATAAGCTATATAAAGTGAATCCTGCCGCGTCGACCAAAAGGGCCCGAGGAGGAGAAAGGGGAGACCGAACCCCGCGCACATGGGCGAAGGCCATGGGAGCCGTGAGGTACCTGGAAGAGTAGCGGCGAAGATCCGTCGCAGCGTTGAGGGAGCGGTTTGTCTTTAAGTGATAATCCCGTAATGTTGAAGAGCCTCCAAAATACCCCCCGCATGGGGCCTACTTGCCCTGTAAACCGTTGAAGGTAGTAACGAAGGCAGTATCTCACCGTTTGCAACTATTACTCCCCGATACCCCATCTGCAGCATATCAAGATCGTTTCCACCATCTCCACAAACAAGCACTTTCTCTGATGGCAGGTTCAAGCGGGAAACAAGATATTTCAATGCCGGGCCTTTACCAGCCGCGGCAGGGATAATGTCTACATTGCGGTCACTCACTATTACGCGTACAGCAAGGCCACTCAAGGCATTTATCAGTAGTGGCATAGATTCTTCTTTTAGTAAACGATAAGCCCTGCGCCAAGGCGAACGAATGCCTT
The sequence above is drawn from the Syntrophothermus lipocalidus DSM 12680 genome and encodes:
- a CDS encoding LysE family transporter, whose protein sequence is MKAIGLIGIVTTAFVVGLSGAMTPGPLTLVTMVRATRNGVKAGMKVCLGHGLVEALLVLALGLGAGAVLARSSLAGAVAAIGAVVLGVMGFFLIRDARTASLDEMTALMAEERNELGPVVAGIGATVGNPYWIMWWATVGVSYIVLASRFGSLGLALFFGGHYLADIITLGIVSAVMAQGRRWLSGEWYRRLLLIFGVFLWGMAAYFLYSAWQFWY
- a CDS encoding phosphoribosylaminoimidazolesuccinocarboxamide synthase; the encoded protein is MRLVYEGKTKRVYELEDGRYLLYFKDDVTGEDGRIAPGSNFVLGTLKGKGQASLKLSRHFFDLLKKEGVPTHYIEADIEKNTMAVRKAKTFGRGLEVICRFKAYGSFIERYGDYVEEFQPLDGLVEITLKDDERGDPLINDEALVKLGLLTEEELVQVKEIARKVATIVRDDLASRGLDLVDIKFEFGKIGDEIAVIDDISGDNMRVFKNGQQVSACDLTDIVV
- the meaB gene encoding methylmalonyl Co-A mutase-associated GTPase MeaB; protein product: MEEVKRILEGDVRMASRLIRNLEDNIPGAKETVKKVFPYTGKAHVVGITGSPGAGKSTLTDGIIASVRRKGKTVGVLAVDPTSPFTGGAILGDRCRMQRHAEDPGVFVRSLASRGAMGGLSKAIGDSIHVLDAMGKDMIIVETVGAGQQEVDIINHAHTVIVVLVPGMGDAIQAIKAGIMEIADIFVINKADREGAGKLYAEVNMMLDMSPSFPGGWRPPVIMTKNIYDPHQFAQDVEVLAEKIEEHYKMLIENNILGERQRRKALYELNEALRGYILEPILDELVRTGEFSQMVEQLVAKEADPYTLAEEVARRYMNGKVSVC
- a CDS encoding TIGR01212 family radical SAM protein (This family includes YhcC from E. coli K-12, an uncharacterized radical SAM protein.) — its product is MPDLPYRAYSEHLKARFGQKVYKLPVNLAGSCPNRDGNLGWGGCIYCGEEGSGFECLPNWIGVKEQLERNKAYIGRNYGSRKFIAYFQAFTNTYLPLETFAQNIEAAVGDPDIIGLSISTRPDCISDDYLDRLAEITRGRELAVDIELGLQTVNYRTLAKINRGHTLAEFIDAVLRVKQRDFAVCAHLILNLPGDEEIDVVENAKVLSALGVQYVKLHALYILKGTVLGEMYERGEVQIISLDEYVERVIAFLEYLHPDVVIQRLIGRAPAKNTLFCNWGVSWWKIRDMIIERMKSRQSFQGCRCDYLNGKALRKFRGQL
- a CDS encoding TIGR00341 family protein yields the protein MGGRALFRVLKARLDIVRSRMKEKRGAICNNIAELSVPGRRYYIMAALSAIIATFGLLSNSSAVVIGAMLVAPLMGPIFGIALGISTGDNTLLRKAVVAELAGAALVVGLAGLFGMIPLRPDFANEILARTHPTTYDIVIALASGLAGAYAILDEKMSAALPGVAMATALVPPLATLGLCLAAGQWQLASGAFLLFLANLVAIEFAATVVFSAAGVAELSIVQNERIPGLIKRFGLSVVILTIMTVFMTQTLVQAIGEQTFGKQLRTALNQQLAQMAGARLSDVLYEKTADELKVVAVVLTPQEFSPERVGLMEKRLEKDLDLHCELIIRSLISKDADQNGPVFISEEELLRRKQVARENEYMNRLSKALSEELNVIPGVQLVDILRNGEGENQIITATVRAPDPITPRQVRELEDKLKPLLSTNARLLVRSVITKEADDERFLYEKTEEAQLLEGPDVELLQKLEEVLTAELEKNVKGAVLNEVQFRRDEEGLFVFAVTRTPFTISPRTVKKIERRLQTDVEPDLRLIVRSIVAGDVSADDYVVFDEKVLNNAKDREE
- a CDS encoding HAD-IIB family hydrolase, whose translation is MESRQKDNPFLILATDLDDTLVGDPKTLTELNSWLALRRREIFLIYLTGRHSFSAFKLINTEALLIPDVLVADVGTVIRYRPEFRRDRTWESGFSEGWDNKKIEEIVAGIPGLSPQGIRSPWRRAYRLLKEESMPLLINALSGLAVRVIVSDRNVDIIPAAAGKGPALKYLVSRLNLPSEKVLVCGDGGNDLDMLQMGYRGVIVANGEILPSLLPSTVYRASRPHAGGILEALQHYGIIT